In Quercus lobata isolate SW786 chromosome 12, ValleyOak3.0 Primary Assembly, whole genome shotgun sequence, a genomic segment contains:
- the LOC115971331 gene encoding uncharacterized protein LOC115971331 — protein sequence MLNTTYLIQPLWPSTQQTLALYASGTSSCSSFSGQQRGPCPKFKNSIFFLTRCSTKPGIDSNNNATNKNPAIERDSSSKSQHLAITTYSGGLVHDLGPKNCWDSAEIGSPVVKIYLGDNEERWYMWYHGRSDIKNTSESIGLAVSSDGIHWDREEEHVRSSEDAGLVMNCSKNWWAFDTDNIRPSEMVILCSQMYSAVYWLYYTGYSSEEVDLPEAPNILQNPERVHGGDKKDKSHKIGKIFKSLPGLACSQDGRHWARIEGDHHSGALLDVGSDKEWDSLFIAAPHVVVHSNNDFRMYYHSYDVENGQYALGIARSRDGIRWVKLGKIIGGGAKGSFDELGVKNACVVRNCKEGNYLMAYEGVSADGISCIGLAVSPDGLKNWKRLQEDPVLKPSEEDGWDNKGVGSPCLIQMKGNVDKWRLYYVGVGCGGRSGIGLAVSEGSNIRKFRRWADKYKINV from the exons ATGCTGAACACAACATATCTAATCCAACCTTTATGGCCTTCTACTCAACAAACACTTGCTCTCTATGCCTCTGGCACATCTTCATGTAGCAGCTTTTCAGGCCAACAAAGAGGTCCATGTCCTAAGTTTAAAAACAGCATCTTCTTTCTCACTCGGTGCTCCACAAAACCAGGCATTGACAGCAACAACAATGCAACAAATAAGAATCCTGCCATTGAACGGGATTCAAGTTCAAAATCTCAACATTTGGCTATTACTACTTATTCTGGAGGTCTGGTGCATGACTTGGGTCCCAAAAACTGCTGGGATAGTGCAGAGATTGGCTCACCAGTTGTGAAAATATACCTTGGAGACAATGAGGAAAGGTGGTACATGTGGTACCATGGAAGGTCTGATATTAAGAACACTTCCGAATCCATAGGATTAGCAGTTTCAAGCGACGGAATCCATTGGGATAGAGAAGAAGAGCATGTTAGATCATCCGAGGATGCAGGTTTGGTGATGAATTGCAGCAAGAATTGGTGGGCTTTTGACACAGATAATATCAGGCCTTCCGAGATGGTTATTTTGTGCAGCCAAATGTACAGCGCTGTTTACTGGCTTTATTACACAGGATATAGTTCTGAAGAAGTTGACTTACCAGAAGCTCCAAACATTTTACAGAACCCAGAAAGAGTCCATGGTGGAGACAAGAAAGACAAAAGTCATAAAATTGGCAAAATTTTCAAGTCACTGCCAGGGCTGGCATGTAGTCAAGATGGCAGGCACTGGGCCAGAATTGAAGGGGACCATCACAGTGGAGCTTTGTTAGATGTGGGATCAGACAAGGAGTGGGATTCTTTGTTTATTGCTGCACCTCACGTTGTAGTGCACAGCAACAATGACTTCAGGATGTATTATCATTCatatgatgtggaaaatggACAATATGCTCTTGGAATTGCAAGATCCAGAGATGGAATCAGATGGGTGAAACTGGGGAAGATCATTGGAGGGGGAGCAAAAGGTTCTTTTGATGAGCTTGGGGTCAAGAATGCTTGTGTGGTGAGAAACTGCAAAGAAGGAAACTATTTGATGGCATATGAGGGAGTTTCTGCAGATGGaataag ttgTATTGGGCTTGCAGTATCCCCAGATGGGCTGAAGAATTGGAAGAGGCTTCAAGAAGACCCTGTTCTTAAGCCTTCGGAAGAAGATGGATGGGATAACAAAGGAGTGGGATCCCCATGTCTGATTCAGATGAAGGGTAATGTAGATAAATGGAGATTGTATTATGTAGGCGTTGGGTGTGGAGGAAGGAGTGGGATTGGATTGGCAGTTTCAGAAGGCAGTAACATAAGAAAGTTTAGGAGATGGGCAGATAAATATAAGATAAATGTATAG